In Streptantibioticus cattleyicolor NRRL 8057 = DSM 46488, a genomic segment contains:
- the mycP gene encoding type VII secretion-associated serine protease mycosin, which yields MTVRPHRALTALLAALALVLLPVAAVHADPIRDQQWPLQTLDAQAAWETTRGAGVTVAVLDTGVDATHPDLTGNVLDGTDLVGFGARRGDTSWARHGTAMAGIIAGHGHGPGHDSGVMGIAPQARILPVRVILEDSDPQRRQARSTRGGALAQGIRWAVDHGADVINLSLGDDSDSAHPDAAEDDAVQYALGKGVVLVASAGNGGEDGSPVSYPAAYPGVIAVAAVDRHGRRAAFSTRRWYAAVGAPGVDVVIADPDRRYYEGWGTSAAAAYVSGTAALLRSAYPRLSPAQVKQVLESTTQDAPADGRDDAVGTGMIDPPAALAAAARLTAAAPTPPVARYARRYFGPGPQAAPPAARPASGTGALATAGALAGLALLVAAGILRAVAAGRRR from the coding sequence GTGACCGTACGCCCCCACCGCGCGCTCACCGCGCTGCTCGCCGCCCTCGCCCTCGTGCTGCTGCCCGTCGCCGCCGTCCACGCCGACCCCATCCGGGACCAGCAGTGGCCGTTGCAGACCCTGGACGCCCAGGCCGCCTGGGAGACCACCCGGGGCGCCGGCGTCACCGTCGCCGTCCTCGACACCGGCGTCGACGCCACCCACCCCGACCTGACCGGCAACGTGCTCGACGGCACCGACCTGGTCGGCTTCGGCGCCCGGCGCGGCGACACCTCCTGGGCCCGGCACGGCACCGCGATGGCCGGGATCATCGCCGGCCACGGCCACGGGCCCGGCCACGACAGCGGGGTGATGGGCATCGCCCCGCAGGCCCGGATCCTGCCGGTACGGGTGATCCTGGAGGACAGCGACCCGCAGCGCCGCCAGGCCCGCTCCACCCGCGGCGGCGCCCTCGCCCAGGGCATCCGCTGGGCCGTCGACCACGGCGCCGACGTCATCAACCTCTCGCTCGGCGACGACAGCGACTCCGCCCACCCCGACGCCGCCGAGGACGACGCCGTGCAGTACGCGCTCGGCAAGGGCGTCGTCCTGGTGGCCTCGGCCGGCAACGGCGGCGAGGACGGCAGCCCCGTCTCCTACCCGGCCGCCTACCCCGGCGTCATCGCGGTGGCCGCGGTCGACCGGCACGGCCGCCGGGCCGCCTTCTCCACCCGCCGCTGGTACGCCGCGGTCGGCGCGCCCGGGGTGGACGTGGTCATCGCCGACCCGGACCGCCGCTACTACGAGGGGTGGGGCACCAGCGCCGCCGCCGCCTACGTCTCCGGCACCGCCGCGCTGCTCCGCTCCGCCTACCCCCGGCTCAGCCCCGCCCAGGTCAAACAGGTGCTGGAGTCGACCACCCAGGACGCCCCGGCGGACGGGCGCGACGACGCGGTGGGCACCGGCATGATCGACCCGCCCGCCGCGCTGGCCGCCGCGGCCCGGCTCACCGCGGCGGCGCCGACCCCGCCGGTCGCCCGCTACGCCCGGCGGTACTTCGGCCCCGGCCCGCAGGCCGCGCCGCCCGCCGCCCGGCCCGCCTCCGGCACCGGCGCGCTCGCCACGGCGGGCGCGCTGGCCGGGCTGGCGCTGCTGGTGGCCGCCGGAATCCTGCGCGCGGTGGCGGCCGGCCGGCGGCGCTGA
- a CDS encoding aldehyde dehydrogenase family protein: MPDHPTEHQVLDPATEDVIATVPATTPHEVDRAVTRAARAQRDWAAAAPADRARLLRRFAATVDQHLEELARLEVREAGHPVGNARWEAGNVRDLLDYAAGGVERLTGAQIPVPGGLDVTFHEPIGVVGVIAPWNFPMPIAAWATAPALAAGNAVLLKPAETTPLTALRLAALALDAGLPEDLFQVLPGAGPVTGTALVDHPGVAKIVFTGSTAVGKEVMARCAARVKRVTLELGGKSPNIVFADADLERAAATAPMSFLDNTGQDCCARSRILVQASVHDRFLELLEPHVKSVTVGDPADPATDLGPLISAAHRERVRGYVPEDAPAAIRGTAPAGPGFWYPPTVLTGVAEDAPAATEEIFGPVAVVLPFADEADAVRLANATAYGLAGSLWTRDVGRAVRVARAVTAGNLSVNSHSAVRYWTPFGGFGHSGLGRELGPGALAAFTETKNVFISTEG; this comes from the coding sequence GTGCCCGACCACCCCACCGAGCACCAGGTGCTCGACCCGGCCACCGAGGACGTCATCGCCACCGTCCCCGCCACCACCCCCCACGAGGTCGACCGGGCCGTCACCCGGGCGGCCCGCGCCCAGCGCGACTGGGCCGCCGCCGCCCCCGCCGACCGGGCCCGGCTGCTGCGCCGCTTCGCCGCCACCGTCGACCAACACCTCGAAGAACTGGCCCGGTTGGAGGTCCGCGAGGCCGGCCACCCGGTCGGCAACGCCCGCTGGGAGGCGGGCAACGTCCGCGACCTGCTGGACTACGCGGCCGGCGGCGTCGAACGGCTCACCGGCGCCCAGATCCCCGTCCCCGGCGGCCTCGACGTCACCTTCCACGAACCCATCGGCGTCGTCGGCGTCATCGCCCCCTGGAACTTCCCCATGCCCATCGCCGCCTGGGCCACCGCGCCGGCGCTCGCGGCCGGCAACGCCGTCCTGCTCAAACCCGCCGAGACCACCCCGCTGACCGCCCTGCGGCTGGCCGCGCTCGCCCTGGACGCGGGACTTCCCGAGGACCTGTTCCAGGTGCTCCCCGGCGCCGGACCGGTCACCGGCACCGCGCTCGTCGACCACCCCGGCGTCGCCAAGATCGTCTTCACCGGCTCCACCGCCGTCGGCAAGGAGGTCATGGCCCGCTGCGCCGCCCGGGTCAAACGCGTCACCCTCGAACTGGGCGGCAAGTCCCCCAACATCGTCTTCGCCGACGCCGACCTGGAACGGGCCGCCGCCACCGCCCCGATGTCGTTCCTGGACAACACCGGCCAGGACTGCTGCGCCCGCAGCCGCATCCTGGTGCAGGCATCCGTCCACGACCGCTTCCTGGAACTCCTCGAACCCCACGTGAAGTCCGTCACCGTGGGCGACCCCGCCGACCCGGCCACCGATCTCGGCCCGCTGATCTCCGCCGCCCACCGCGAACGGGTACGCGGCTACGTCCCCGAGGACGCTCCGGCCGCCATCCGCGGCACCGCGCCCGCCGGACCCGGCTTCTGGTACCCGCCCACCGTGCTCACCGGGGTGGCCGAGGACGCCCCCGCCGCCACCGAGGAGATCTTCGGCCCGGTCGCCGTCGTCCTCCCGTTCGCGGACGAGGCCGACGCGGTACGGCTGGCCAACGCCACCGCTTACGGCCTCGCCGGCTCGCTGTGGACCCGCGACGTCGGCCGGGCCGTCCGGGTCGCCCGCGCGGTCACCGCCGGCAACCTGTCGGTCAACTCCCACAGTGCGGTGCGCTACTGGACCCCCTTCGGCGGCTTCGGCCACTCCGGACTCGGCCGGGAACTCGGCCCCGGCGCCCTCGCCGCCTTCACCGAGACCAAGAACGTCTTCATCAGCACGGAGGGATGA
- a CDS encoding sensor histidine kinase codes for MDVTTPLTVPVVPYAAPGGLAVHPDDLPDGLVVADEHGRVVCFNAAAARITALRPSDVVGRPLESALPLEDLEGRRWWPLTDPYRGLAIRIGHPERNLLLPGGREVLVSARYVRERPTGPVRQVVVALRGTEARRRTERSHAELIATVAHELRSPLTSVKGFTATLLAKWERFTDDQKKVMLETVDADANRVTRLIAELLDISRIDSGRLEVRRQPVEIAAAVRRNVEAQIAAGAAADRFRIRVAGELPVLWADPDKIQQVLGNLLENAVRHGEGTVTIDLAPCPPQERGRPGTSVTVSDEGPGIPEESMNRVFTRFWRGNKRGGTGLGLYIVKGIVEAHGGTITVGRAPGGGAQFRFVLPAGAPAFMS; via the coding sequence ATGGACGTCACAACACCGCTGACCGTGCCGGTGGTGCCGTACGCCGCGCCGGGCGGCCTCGCCGTGCACCCCGACGACCTGCCGGACGGCCTGGTGGTCGCCGACGAGCACGGCCGGGTGGTCTGCTTCAACGCCGCCGCCGCCCGGATCACCGCGCTGCGCCCCTCCGACGTGGTGGGCCGCCCGCTGGAGAGCGCGCTGCCCCTGGAGGACCTGGAGGGACGCCGCTGGTGGCCGCTGACCGACCCGTACCGCGGGCTGGCCATCCGGATCGGCCACCCGGAACGCAACCTGCTGCTCCCCGGCGGCCGGGAGGTCCTGGTCTCCGCCCGCTACGTGCGCGAACGCCCCACCGGGCCGGTCCGCCAGGTCGTCGTCGCGCTGCGCGGCACCGAGGCCCGGCGGCGCACCGAACGCAGCCACGCCGAGCTGATCGCCACCGTCGCCCATGAACTGCGCTCCCCGCTGACCTCCGTCAAGGGGTTCACCGCCACCCTGCTGGCCAAGTGGGAGCGGTTCACCGACGACCAGAAGAAGGTGATGCTGGAAACGGTGGACGCCGACGCCAACCGGGTCACCCGGCTGATCGCCGAACTCCTCGACATCTCCCGCATCGACTCCGGCCGCCTGGAGGTGCGCCGCCAGCCGGTGGAGATCGCCGCCGCGGTCCGGCGCAACGTGGAGGCGCAGATCGCCGCCGGCGCCGCCGCGGACCGCTTCCGGATCCGGGTGGCCGGCGAACTGCCGGTGCTGTGGGCCGACCCCGACAAGATCCAGCAGGTGCTCGGCAACCTGCTGGAGAACGCGGTGCGCCACGGCGAGGGGACCGTCACCATCGACCTGGCGCCCTGCCCGCCCCAGGAGCGGGGCCGGCCGGGCACGTCCGTGACCGTCAGCGACGAGGGGCCGGGGATCCCGGAGGAGTCGATGAACCGCGTCTTCACCCGCTTCTGGCGGGGCAACAAGCGCGGCGGCACCGGGCTTGGCCTGTACATCGTCAAGGGCATCGTCGAGGCGCACGGCGGCACCATCACCGTCGGCCGGGCCCCCGGCGGCGGCGCCCAGTTCCGATTCGTCCTGCCCGCCGGGGCGCCCGCCTTCATGTCCTGA
- a CDS encoding amino acid deaminase/aldolase, whose product MSSAADRARYDRATAHLDAPLAVVDLAAFDANAADLVRRAGGKPVRVASKSVRCRALLERVLERDGFAGVMAFTLAESLWLARAGFADVLLAYPSADRAGYAELAGDAKAAGAVTVMVDDPAQLDLIDAARGGGGEEIRVCLELDTSWRPLGGKLRVGPRRSPLWDPAALAELARAVARRPGFRLVGLMAYEGHVAGVGDAVAGRPVRSRVVRAMQAAASRELAVRRAAAVRAVREVVPELEFVNGGGTGSVERTAAEAAVTEVAAGSGLFMPRLFDHYTAFRGSPAALFALPVVRHPGVGVVTVLGGGYPASGVPGRDRLPQPYLPPGLRYDPREGAGEVQTPLLGSAADDLLIGDRVWFRHAKAGELCERFAALHLVDGDRVAETVPTYRGEGRTFL is encoded by the coding sequence ATGTCTTCGGCCGCAGACCGGGCCCGCTACGACCGGGCCACCGCACATCTCGACGCGCCGCTCGCCGTGGTGGACCTCGCCGCGTTCGACGCCAACGCCGCGGACCTGGTGCGGCGGGCGGGTGGCAAGCCGGTACGGGTGGCGAGCAAGTCGGTGCGCTGCCGCGCGCTGCTGGAACGGGTGCTGGAACGGGACGGTTTCGCCGGCGTGATGGCGTTCACGCTCGCCGAGTCGCTGTGGCTGGCCCGGGCCGGGTTCGCGGACGTGCTGCTGGCGTACCCGTCGGCCGACCGGGCGGGGTACGCGGAGCTGGCCGGTGACGCCAAGGCGGCGGGCGCGGTGACGGTGATGGTGGACGATCCGGCGCAGCTCGACCTGATCGACGCGGCGCGGGGCGGTGGCGGCGAGGAGATCCGGGTCTGCCTGGAGCTGGACACCAGTTGGCGCCCGCTGGGCGGCAAGCTGCGGGTGGGCCCGCGCCGTTCGCCGCTGTGGGATCCGGCGGCGCTGGCGGAGCTGGCCCGGGCGGTGGCCCGGCGGCCGGGGTTCCGGCTGGTGGGGCTGATGGCGTACGAGGGCCATGTGGCCGGGGTGGGGGACGCGGTGGCCGGGCGGCCGGTGCGTTCCCGGGTGGTGCGGGCGATGCAGGCGGCGGCCTCGCGGGAGCTGGCGGTGCGCCGGGCGGCGGCGGTACGGGCGGTGCGCGAGGTCGTGCCGGAGCTGGAGTTCGTCAACGGCGGCGGCACCGGCAGCGTGGAGCGGACGGCGGCGGAGGCGGCGGTGACCGAGGTGGCCGCGGGGTCGGGGCTGTTCATGCCGCGGCTGTTCGACCACTACACGGCGTTCCGCGGGTCGCCGGCCGCCCTGTTCGCGCTGCCGGTGGTGCGCCACCCCGGGGTGGGTGTGGTGACCGTGCTCGGCGGCGGCTACCCGGCCTCCGGGGTGCCGGGGCGCGACCGGCTGCCGCAGCCGTATCTGCCGCCGGGGCTGCGGTACGACCCGCGGGAGGGCGCCGGCGAGGTGCAGACGCCGCTGCTGGGGTCGGCGGCGGACGATCTGCTCATCGGTGACCGGGTGTGGTTCCGGCACGCCAAGGCGGGCGAACTGTGCGAGCGGTTCGCCGCGTTGCACCTGGTGGACGGCGACCGGGTGGCGGAGACGGTGCCCACCTACCGGGGCGAGGGCCGCACCTTCCTGTGA
- a CDS encoding SseB family protein: MADKNIPDPGFADDDGSADPKLAAALTAYAADRGAEARVVAALRGARLLVPVVAVLGEAEQGPDGLRREKSSEMAVPTIQAPDGRKALPAFTSTQTLARWRPDARPVAVPLGQALQALAHEGADTLLIDMAGPVPYALAGPALRALAAGRDRLDPLTDPEVGRAVREVIAAQSAVVRAYLVPAKDSDGTVGLVLAEGAEPGPVAQSVATALAADETLRGRLVRGLDLALLPPGVTVPGEPLFTR, encoded by the coding sequence GTGGCTGACAAGAACATCCCGGACCCCGGTTTCGCCGACGACGACGGCAGCGCCGACCCGAAGCTCGCGGCGGCGCTGACCGCGTACGCGGCGGACCGCGGCGCCGAGGCGCGGGTGGTCGCGGCGCTGCGCGGGGCCCGGCTGCTGGTGCCGGTGGTGGCGGTGCTCGGCGAGGCGGAGCAGGGCCCCGACGGGCTGCGCCGGGAGAAGTCCAGCGAGATGGCGGTGCCCACCATCCAGGCGCCCGACGGACGCAAGGCGCTGCCCGCGTTCACCTCGACGCAGACACTGGCCCGCTGGCGCCCCGACGCCCGCCCGGTGGCCGTCCCGCTGGGCCAGGCGCTCCAGGCGCTCGCCCACGAGGGGGCCGACACGCTGCTGATCGACATGGCCGGACCGGTGCCCTACGCGCTGGCCGGCCCGGCGCTGCGGGCGCTGGCCGCCGGCCGCGACCGCCTCGACCCGCTCACCGACCCCGAGGTCGGCCGGGCGGTACGGGAGGTGATCGCCGCGCAGTCCGCGGTGGTCCGCGCCTACCTCGTCCCCGCCAAGGACAGCGACGGCACCGTCGGCCTGGTGCTGGCCGAGGGTGCCGAGCCCGGCCCGGTCGCCCAGTCGGTGGCCACCGCGCTCGCCGCCGACGAGACGCTGCGCGGCCGGCTGGTGCGCGGCCTGGACCTGGCCCTGCTGCCGCCCGGCGTCACCGTCCCCGGCGAACCGCTCTTCACCCGCTGA
- a CDS encoding aquaporin, whose translation MDRPAVAGEFLGTLLLVFVAVGAAVLAGEYIGTLGIALAFGLTLLALGYVVGPVSGCHLNPAVTLGTLLAGRLDVRRAAGYWGAQLLGAVTGAALLYLVVRQVPGLRTQGAFGSNGYADRSAVGIGAGGAFLAELVLTFLLVYVVLAVTRRTTLTGSAVLPYAAALAAVHLVGAPLTGTSVNPARSLGPALFAGGAALTQLWLFVVAPLAGAALAALAYRTACSWQAARDGGGGAGVAGTVAADEAPR comes from the coding sequence ATGGACCGCCCCGCGGTAGCCGGTGAGTTCCTCGGCACCCTGCTGCTCGTCTTCGTCGCCGTCGGCGCCGCCGTGCTGGCCGGCGAGTACATCGGCACCCTCGGCATCGCGCTGGCCTTCGGGCTGACGCTGCTGGCGCTGGGGTACGTCGTCGGCCCGGTCTCCGGCTGCCACCTGAACCCGGCGGTCACCCTGGGCACGCTGCTCGCCGGGCGGCTGGACGTGCGCCGGGCGGCCGGCTACTGGGGCGCGCAACTGCTCGGGGCCGTCACCGGCGCCGCGCTGCTGTACCTGGTCGTCCGCCAGGTGCCCGGTCTGCGCACCCAGGGCGCCTTCGGCAGCAACGGCTACGCGGACCGCTCCGCGGTGGGGATCGGCGCCGGCGGGGCCTTCCTGGCCGAGCTGGTGCTGACCTTCCTGCTGGTGTACGTGGTGCTGGCGGTCACCCGGCGGACCACGCTGACCGGGTCGGCCGTGCTGCCCTACGCCGCCGCGCTGGCCGCCGTCCACCTGGTCGGCGCCCCGCTGACCGGCACCTCGGTCAACCCGGCGCGCAGTCTGGGCCCCGCGCTCTTCGCGGGCGGGGCGGCGCTGACGCAGTTGTGGCTGTTCGTGGTGGCCCCGCTGGCCGGCGCGGCGCTGGCGGCGCTGGCGTACCGGACGGCCTGCTCCTGGCAGGCGGCGCGGGACGGGGGAGGGGGAGCGGGGGTCGCCGGGACGGTGGCCGCCGACGAGGCGCCCCGCTGA
- a CDS encoding DUF1844 domain-containing protein, translating to MSDPISPAPESVEPDFDTMTRDIADVPAVEVITTVAVHLMSAAAVNLGLAEDGADHKDLDEARKLITALAGLVTAGATEIGSYHAAPLRDGLKSLQLAFREASVVPDEPGQGPGEKYTGPVLG from the coding sequence ATGAGCGACCCGATCTCCCCGGCCCCCGAGTCCGTCGAACCGGACTTCGACACCATGACGCGTGACATCGCGGACGTGCCCGCGGTCGAGGTGATCACCACCGTCGCCGTGCACCTGATGAGCGCCGCGGCGGTCAATCTGGGGCTCGCCGAGGACGGCGCCGACCACAAGGACCTGGACGAGGCCCGCAAGCTGATCACCGCGCTGGCCGGGCTGGTGACCGCCGGCGCCACCGAGATCGGCTCCTACCACGCCGCCCCGCTGCGGGACGGCCTGAAGTCGCTCCAGCTCGCCTTCCGGGAGGCCTCCGTGGTCCCCGACGAGCCGGGCCAGGGCCCCGGCGAGAAGTACACCGGCCCGGTCCTGGGCTGA
- a CDS encoding TrmH family RNA methyltransferase, producing MASPELTSLRSPRVTAARRLAKRSFRGKERRFIAEGPQAVREAAGHLVEVYATPEAAERHADVVDAARAAGVPVLTATEQVVAAICDTVTPQGIVGLCRFLDVPFERILDARPRLVAVLAHVRDPGNAGTVLRCADAAGADAVVLTDASVDLYNPKAVRASVGSLFHLPVAVGVPVERAVAGLRAAGVRLLAADGAGDRDLDAELDRGAMGGPTAWIFGNEAWGLPQQTRDLADEVVRVPIHGRAESLNLATAAAVCLYASARAQRAPGGCRTVPSAR from the coding sequence ATGGCGAGCCCCGAGCTGACCTCGTTGCGATCCCCCCGCGTCACCGCCGCCCGCAGGCTGGCCAAGCGCAGCTTCCGCGGCAAGGAGCGCCGGTTCATCGCCGAGGGTCCGCAGGCCGTCCGGGAGGCCGCCGGCCACCTGGTCGAGGTCTACGCCACCCCCGAGGCCGCCGAACGCCACGCGGACGTGGTCGACGCCGCCCGGGCGGCCGGCGTCCCGGTGCTCACCGCCACCGAACAGGTGGTCGCCGCCATCTGCGACACGGTCACCCCGCAGGGCATCGTCGGCCTGTGCCGCTTCCTCGACGTCCCCTTCGAGCGCATCCTGGACGCCCGGCCGCGCCTGGTGGCCGTCCTCGCCCACGTCCGCGACCCCGGCAACGCCGGAACGGTGCTGCGCTGCGCCGACGCGGCCGGCGCCGACGCGGTGGTGCTCACCGACGCCTCGGTGGACCTGTACAACCCCAAGGCGGTCCGCGCCTCCGTGGGCAGCCTGTTCCACCTGCCGGTGGCGGTCGGGGTGCCGGTGGAGCGGGCGGTCGCCGGGCTGCGCGCCGCCGGGGTGCGGCTGCTGGCCGCCGACGGCGCCGGCGACCGCGACCTCGACGCCGAGCTCGACCGGGGCGCCATGGGCGGCCCCACCGCCTGGATCTTCGGCAACGAGGCGTGGGGGCTGCCGCAGCAGACCCGGGACCTCGCCGACGAGGTGGTGCGCGTCCCCATCCACGGGCGCGCCGAGAGCCTCAACCTGGCCACCGCCGCCGCCGTGTGCCTGTACGCCTCCGCGCGCGCCCAGCGCGCCCCCGGAGGGTGCCGCACCGTCCCCTCCGCCCGGTAG
- the infC gene encoding translation initiation factor IF-3, translating into MKGAAVRQTAAWCNRGGPISAEPRINDRIRVPEVRLVGPSGEQVGIVPLAKALELAQEYDLDLVEVAATARPPVCKLMDYGKFKYESAMKAREARKNQAHTVIKEMKLRPKIDPHDYDTKKGHVVRFLKQGDKVKITIMFRGREQSRPELGYRLLQRLAEDVQDLGFVESNPKQDGRNMIMVLGPHKKKTEAMAEAREAQAARKAGRQPQQEEEASEDAPADAG; encoded by the coding sequence TTGAAGGGCGCGGCTGTCCGCCAGACGGCCGCGTGGTGCAACCGAGGAGGCCCCATCAGCGCCGAGCCCCGCATCAACGACCGGATTCGCGTCCCCGAGGTGCGACTCGTCGGTCCCAGTGGCGAGCAGGTCGGCATCGTGCCGCTTGCCAAGGCCCTGGAGCTCGCACAGGAGTACGACCTGGACCTGGTCGAGGTCGCGGCTACCGCCCGACCCCCCGTGTGCAAGCTCATGGACTACGGGAAGTTCAAGTACGAGTCGGCCATGAAGGCCCGTGAGGCGCGCAAGAACCAGGCGCACACGGTCATCAAGGAGATGAAGCTCCGGCCGAAGATCGACCCGCACGACTACGACACCAAGAAGGGTCACGTCGTCCGGTTCCTCAAGCAGGGCGACAAGGTCAAGATCACGATCATGTTCCGTGGCCGTGAGCAGTCCCGCCCCGAGCTGGGCTACCGGCTGCTCCAGCGGCTCGCGGAGGACGTCCAGGATCTCGGCTTCGTGGAGTCCAACCCGAAGCAGGACGGCCGGAACATGATCATGGTTCTCGGTCCGCACAAGAAGAAGACCGAGGCGATGGCCGAGGCCCGCGAGGCGCAGGCCGCCCGCAAGGCCGGTCGCCAGCCGCAGCAGGAGGAGGAGGCGTCCGAGGACGCCCCGGCCGACGCCGGCTGA
- the rplT gene encoding 50S ribosomal protein L20: MARVKRAVNAHKKRRAILEQASGYRGQRSRLYRKAKEQVTHSLVYNYNDRKKRKGDFRQLWIQRINAAARANGMTYNRFIQGLKAAGVEVDRKILAELAVNDAGAFAALVEVAQKALPSDVNAPKAA, from the coding sequence GTGGCACGCGTCAAGCGGGCAGTGAACGCCCACAAGAAGCGCCGGGCAATCCTCGAGCAGGCCAGCGGCTACCGTGGCCAGCGCTCCCGCCTGTACCGCAAGGCGAAGGAGCAGGTCACCCACTCACTCGTCTACAACTACAACGACCGCAAGAAGCGCAAGGGCGACTTCCGGCAGCTGTGGATCCAGCGGATCAACGCCGCCGCCCGCGCCAACGGCATGACCTACAACCGCTTCATCCAGGGTCTGAAGGCCGCCGGCGTCGAGGTGGACCGCAAGATCCTCGCCGAGCTGGCGGTCAACGACGCGGGCGCGTTCGCCGCTCTGGTCGAGGTGGCCCAGAAGGCGCTGCCGAGCGACGTCAACGCCCCCAAGGCCGCCTGA
- a CDS encoding 3-oxoacyl-ACP reductase has protein sequence MPHPTDEAVCRRLPGRTAVITGAGSGIGLATARRLASEGANVVCADIDETAGKAAAAETGGLYVKADVTDADQVEAMFQAAHDTYGSVDIAFNNAGVSPPDDDSILTTGIDAWRRVQEVNLTSVYLCCKAVLPYMRRQRRGSIINTASFVAVMGAATSQISYTASKGGVLAMSRELGVQFAREGIRVNALCPGPVDTPLLRELFAKDPERAARRLVHIPLGRFAEASEIAAAVAFLASDDSSFITGSEFLVDGGISGAYVTPL, from the coding sequence ATGCCCCACCCCACCGACGAGGCCGTCTGCCGCCGGCTGCCCGGCCGCACCGCCGTGATCACCGGCGCCGGCAGCGGCATCGGCCTGGCCACCGCCCGCCGGCTCGCCTCCGAGGGCGCCAACGTGGTCTGCGCCGACATCGACGAGACCGCGGGCAAAGCCGCCGCCGCCGAGACCGGCGGACTCTACGTCAAGGCCGACGTCACCGACGCCGACCAGGTCGAGGCGATGTTCCAGGCCGCCCACGACACCTACGGCTCGGTCGACATCGCCTTCAACAACGCGGGCGTCTCACCCCCCGACGACGACTCCATCCTCACCACCGGCATCGACGCCTGGCGCCGCGTCCAGGAGGTCAACCTCACCTCCGTCTACCTGTGCTGCAAGGCCGTCCTGCCCTACATGCGCCGGCAGCGCCGCGGCTCCATCATCAACACCGCCTCCTTCGTCGCCGTGATGGGCGCCGCCACCTCGCAGATCTCCTACACCGCCTCCAAGGGCGGCGTGCTCGCCATGAGCCGCGAACTGGGCGTGCAGTTCGCCCGCGAGGGCATCCGGGTCAACGCCCTGTGCCCCGGGCCGGTCGACACCCCGCTGCTGCGCGAACTCTTCGCCAAGGACCCGGAACGCGCCGCCCGCCGCCTGGTGCACATCCCGCTCGGCCGGTTCGCCGAAGCCTCCGAGATCGCCGCCGCCGTCGCCTTCCTCGCCAGCGACGACTCCTCGTTCATCACCGGCTCGGAGTTCCTGGTCGACGGCGGCATCTCCGGCGCCTACGTCACCCCGCTGTAG
- the rpmI gene encoding 50S ribosomal protein L35, whose amino-acid sequence MPKNKTHSGASKRFKITGSGKVLRERAGKRHLLERKSSTLTRRLTGTTEMAPADAKKIKKLLGK is encoded by the coding sequence ATGCCGAAGAACAAGACGCACAGCGGTGCGAGCAAGCGGTTCAAGATCACCGGCTCCGGCAAGGTGCTGCGTGAGCGCGCCGGCAAGCGCCACCTGCTCGAGCGCAAGTCGTCCACCCTGACGCGCCGCCTGACCGGCACGACCGAGATGGCCCCGGCCGACGCCAAGAAGATCAAGAAGCTTCTCGGCAAGTGA